A genomic region of Phragmites australis chromosome 2, lpPhrAust1.1, whole genome shotgun sequence contains the following coding sequences:
- the LOC133903092 gene encoding receptor protein kinase-like protein ZAR1: MAALHHIVLLLLAATTANALSPDGQALLAFKSAVLQDPTGALANWNATAPDPCAWNGVACSADTNSTGRRRVVALSLPRKRLVAALPASPLPASLRHLNLRSNRLFGPVPPALLAGSPALRSLVLYGNALYGPLPEELGDLAYLQILDLSSNALNGSLPASILKCRRLRALALARNNLTGPLPEGFGRDMAALERLDLSYNHFSGAIPDDIGSLSRLPGTVDLSHNEFSGPIPASLGSLPEKVYIDLTYNNLSGPIPRNGALENQGPKAFVGNPGLCGPPLKNPCSPDTVPSSDSFVPKDGDSTAPEAAGGGKWRRKGLGKIAIVAIALSDVVGILIIALVFFYCYWRAISSKDKGHRAAAGSKGSRCGKDRGCFGKDESETPSEHVEHYDLVALDQQVMFDLDELLKASAFVLGKSGIGIVYKVVLEDGLTMAVRRLVEGGLQKFKEFQTEVEAIGKVRHPNIVTLRAYYWSFDEKLLIYNYIPNGSLAAAIHGKPGTMTFTPLPWDARLKVMQGVAKGMSFLHEFSPKKYVHGDLRPNNVLLGTNMEPYISDFGLGRLANIAGASPFAQSDRVGLEKVPSQQSDASVSPLVSKGSCYQAPEALKTLKPSQKWDVYSYGVVLLEMITGRSPAILLETMQMDLVQWVQFCIEEKKPSADVLDPFLACDSEREDEMIAVLKVALACVQANPERRPSMRHVAETLERLNGSS; this comes from the exons ATGGCGGCGCTCCACCACATTGTCCTCCTGCTCCTCGCCGCTACCACCGCCAACGCGCTCTCTCCGGACGGGCAGGCGCTGCTGGCCTTCAAGTCCGCCGTCCTACAAGATCCCACTGGCGCGCTGGCGAACTGGAACGCCACCGCGCCGGACCCCTGCGCGTGGAACGGCGTCGCCTGCTCCGCCGACACCAACTCGAcgggccgccgccgcgtcgtcgCGCTCTCCCTGCCCCGGAAGCGCCTCGTCGCCGCGCTGCCGGCGTCCCCGCTCCCGGCCTCGCTCCGCCACCTCAACCTCCGCAGCAACCGCCTCTTCGGCCCCGTCCCGCCGGCCCTCCTCGCTGGCTCCCCCGCGCTCCGGAGCCTCGTCCTTTACGGCAACGCACTGTACGGCCCGCTCCCCGAGGAGCTGGGGGACCTCGCGtacctccagatcctcgacctCTCCTCCAACGCACTCAACGGCAGTCTCCCCGCGTCGATCCTGAAATGCCGGCGGCTCCGCGCGCTCGCGCTCGCCCGGAACAATCTCACCGGCCCGCTCCCGGAGGGGTTCGGTCGGGACATGGCGGCGCTGGAGCGGCTCGATTTGTCTTACAACCACTTCTCCGGTGCCATCCCGGACGACATCGGGAGCCTGTCCAGGCTCCCTGGGACGGTCGACCTCTCGCACAACGAGTTCTCGGGGCCCATTCCGGCGAGCCTCGGGAGTCTGCCGGAGAAGGTGTACATCGATCTCACATACAACAACCTGTCCGGCCCGATCCCGCGGAACGGGGCGCTGGAGAACCAGGGCCCCAAGGCATTCGTCGGCAACCCGGGCCTCTGCGGCCCGCCGCTCAAGAACCCGTGCTCGCCGGATACCGTGCCGTCGTCCGATTCGTTCGTGCCCAAGGATGGGGACTCGACCGCGCCCGAGGCGGCTGGTGGTGGCAAATGGAGGAGAAAGGGGCTGGGGAAGATAGCCATTGTGGCCATTGCGCTGAGTGATGTGGTGGGAATTTTGATCATTGCGCTGGTGTTCTTCTACTGCTATTGGAGGGCGATTTCATCCAAGGACAAGGGGCATCGTGCGGCTGCCGGTTCTAAAGGGTCGAGGTGTGGCAAGGATCGCGGCTGTTTCGGCAAGGATGAGTCCGAGACTCCATCCGAGCATGTGGAGCATTATGATCTTGTGGCGTTGGACCAGCAAGTGATGTTTGATCTGGATGAGCTACTCAAGGCGTCAGCATTTGTGCTAGGGAAGAGTGGGATTGGGATTGTGTACAAGGTGGTCCTTGAGGATGGGCTCACGATGGCGGTGAGGCGGCTTGTGGAGGGGGGATTGCAGAAGTTTAAGGAATTTCAGACTGAGGTTGAGGCTATAGGCAAGGTCCGGCATCCTAACATTGTTACCTTGAGAGCCTACTACTGGTCTTTTGATGAGAAGTTGCTGATATACAATTACATTCCTAATGGAAGCCTTGCTGCAGCAATTCATG GTAAACCTGGGACAATGACATTCACGCCATTGCCATGGGATGCCCGTCTGAAGGTCATGCAAGGAGTCGCCAAGGGGATGTCTTTCTTGCATGAATTCAGCCCCAAAAAGTATGTTCATGGGGATTTGAGGCCAAACAATGTGCTCCTTGGAACAAACATGGAGCCATACATTTCAGACTTTGGCCTTGGGCGACTTGCAAACATTGCTGGAGCATCACCTTTCGCGCAATCAGATCGAGTTGGTTTAGAAAAGGTTCCGAGCCAGCAATCAGATGCCTCAGTGAGCCCTCTCGTGAGCAAAGGGTCATGTTATCAAGCACCAGAAGCTCTGAAGACGCTGAAACCATCCCAGAAATGGGATGTCTACTCCTACGGTGTGGTCTTGCTCGAAATGATAACTGGCAGATCGCCTGCTATTCTCCTAGAAACCATGCAGATGGATCTGGTTCAATGGGTCCAATTCTGCATCGAGGAGAAGAAACCGTCCGCCGATGTGCTCGATCCTTTCCTTGCCTGTGACTCGGAACGAGAGGACGAGATGATTGCAGTGCTGAAAGTTGCTCTCGCTTGTGTTCAGGCGAATCCTGAGCGGCGACCGTCCATGAGGCATGTCGCAGAAACCTTGGAGCGCCTCAACGGTTCAAGCTAG